From a single Nostoc edaphicum CCNP1411 genomic region:
- a CDS encoding RMD1 family protein, with translation MQKLLFHDKERFKAQALFLGKGINLQTLDNYVSLASMPVLVKVGEEGYAVLLAYGAVVLFNLEPVEKVAFLSKLSSQISGPFANPETEEVEVQLSITDSERAKEGKILLHELSIERLQIVADILAKSVVLSHYETSLATVFDQIEPFAASLQRENRSRHQSRELLRQLGTTLLVQHKIVGQVEIIDKPELLWEAPQLENLYLRLEDEYEIRERHHALERKLDLISQTAQTVLEFMQHSSSQRVEWYVVILIVVEVLLSLYDIIFKG, from the coding sequence ATGCAAAAACTCCTTTTTCATGACAAAGAAAGATTTAAAGCACAGGCCCTATTCCTTGGTAAAGGTATTAACTTACAGACGCTAGATAATTACGTTTCCTTGGCGAGTATGCCAGTATTGGTTAAAGTCGGTGAAGAAGGCTACGCAGTATTGCTGGCCTATGGTGCAGTTGTCCTGTTTAACCTTGAGCCTGTAGAGAAGGTAGCCTTTTTGAGCAAACTATCTTCTCAGATTAGCGGCCCTTTTGCCAACCCGGAAACAGAAGAGGTGGAAGTTCAACTTAGTATTACGGACAGTGAACGAGCTAAAGAAGGAAAAATTTTACTGCATGAATTGAGCATAGAACGCTTGCAGATAGTGGCTGATATTCTCGCCAAGAGTGTTGTGTTGTCTCACTATGAAACCAGCCTAGCGACTGTATTCGATCAAATTGAACCGTTTGCAGCTAGTCTCCAGCGTGAAAACAGAAGTAGACACCAGAGCCGGGAATTACTGCGTCAACTAGGGACTACCTTATTAGTTCAACATAAAATTGTGGGTCAAGTAGAGATTATCGATAAGCCGGAGTTGCTCTGGGAAGCCCCACAGCTAGAAAACTTATATCTGCGCTTGGAGGATGAATACGAAATCCGTGAGCGTCACCATGCCCTAGAACGTAAACTAGATTTAATTTCTCAAACTGCCCAAACAGTGCTGGAGTTCATGCAGCATAGCAGTAGTCAGCGTGTAGAGTGGTATGTGGTGATTCTGATTGTGGTAGAGGTTTTACTGTCACTGTACGATATCATTTTCAAAGGCTAA